The Dongia rigui genome includes the window AACCGGGGACCGGCGACCAGGGCGGCACGACCGAGGGCCTGTTCCGCTTCCAATGGCACGGGGACGTTCTGCGCGCGCGCAACGAAGCCGTCGACGACGATTACGTATTGGGCTGGACCTGCCAGCCCAGCCAGGCGCGGGAGGATCGCCAGACGGCGCCCCGCGACGCGTTGCTGTTGTGGCGCTGCAATTACCATCCCGATGGGGGCCAGCTGTTCTTTCCGCTGGAGCCTGGACCTTTTGTCACCACGCTTGCCTTGCCGGGCGACGACATCACGCCGGATAGCTTCGTTGCCTTCTATTCGGAGGGTGGCACGGGGCTCTACATACATCCCGGCATCTGGCACGAGGCGCTATGCCCGGTGAATGACAGCTTCCGCTTCTTCGGTCGCCAGGGAAAGGTGCATGCCCGGGTCGGCGCCGATTTTCCGAATGAATTCGGATGTTATCTCTCGGTCTCATTGCGCAAGGAAGACGTGCGCGACCGGCTCTGAGGCTGGTCTCAACCTCTGCGGGGCAGTCGCAGCGCCGCGTCTGGATCGGGAAGATCGACGCCCCAATTTCGGTAATAGGTCGATGCCGCATCCTGACGCGGTTCGAAATCCCACGGCGCCAGGCGTCCCTTCACCAGGGCGTCATGCACCAGGCGGCGGCGGCGCTGGCTGGCAAGGACCGCGTCACGCAGATGAGCGAAGTTCCAGCGCGCATTGGCGGCCTCGGTGAAAGAGGCAACGTCAGCGGCGTGGGCCGGATCGGCTGCGAGATTCTTGAGCTCGCGCGGATCGGCGGCAAGGTCATAAAGCGTCGGGCCGTCGTCGGGCGCATAGGTGAATTTCAGCGATCCCACCCGCAGCATGATCGCCGGTTGTTCGTAACCCTCGCCCATGTACTCGGCGGCGATCCTGCCTTGCGGCTGGGCTTTGCCGGCAAGCACCGGCAGCAGGGATTGACCGTCCTGCAAAAGCCCATCCAGGCCACCACCCACCATGTCCGCGAAAGTCGACATGAGATCGAGATGCGAAACCGGCGGCGCGACGCGCTGTCCCTCCTTGATACCGGGGCCAGCAAAGACCAGCGGCACGCGGATCGCGCGGTCGAAGAACGTCATCTTGTACCACATGCCGCGCTCGCCCAGCATGTCGCCGTGATCCGAGGTCACAATGACGATTGTGTTGTCGAGTTGGCCAAGCGACTTCAGCGTATCGACGAGGCGGCCGAGCAGCGCATCGCAATAGGAGATCATGCCGTAATAGGCATGGCGGGCGCGGCGGATCTGTTCGGAGGTGAGAGGAATCTCGCCGCGATCATAGAGCTGGTACATGCGCCGGCCGGCGGCATCGTCCTGTCGTGGCACCACCGGCATATCTATCGCGTCGTGCGCGTACATATCCCAGAATGGGCGCAATGCGAGATAAGGGTCGTGCGGATGCATGACCGAAAGCGTCAGCATGAAGGGCCGGCCATCCTTGGCGCCGGCATGCTGATGGAGCCATTGCCGCGCCTTGAAGGTCGCGTCCTCGTCATATTGCAGCGACAGCGAATAATCGCAAGGACCCGCCTCGGCGACGCTTTGCAGCGTGTGGTACCAGGGTTGAGCATCGCCGCCATGATCCCAATCCGGCGTCCAGCCGAGATCGGACGGCGACAGATCGGTCGTAAGCCGCTCCTCATAACCGTGCAACTGGTCCGCGCCCGTGAAATCCATCTTGCCCGACAGGCAGGTGCGATAGCCGGCACGGCGCAGCACATGCAGGAAAGTTGGCATGCTGGATGGCAGTTCACTGGCATTGTCGAAGGCGCCGAAGCGCGAGGGCAGCAGGCCGCTCAGCATACCGAAACGCGACGGCGAGCAGAGCGGCGCCGCACAATAGGCATTCTCGAACAATGTCCCGCGCGCCGCCAAGGCATCGATATGCGGTGTCTTGACCAGCTTGTGGCCGTAGGCCGGCAGCGAGAGCGCTGCCAGCTGGTCGAACATAACGAACAGGATATTGGGGCGGGACATAGGGCCTCGGCCTCAGGCGCGAATGCGACGATAGATGAAGAGCAGCAACAGCGACCCGATGACCGCGATGATGAAGCTCTTGATATCGAAGCCGGTGATGTCGCCGAGGCCGAACATGGTGGCTAGCCAGCCACCAAGCATCGCGCCGACGATGCCGATGACCGTCGTGATGATGAAGCCGCCTGGGTCACGTCCTGGCATGATCCATTTGGCAATGATGCCGGCAACGAGTCCGAACACGATCCAACTAATCCAACCCATGACAAACCTCCGACATTGGTGACGCGCAGACACTAGCGATGTTTCGGACATTTCGCCACTGGTGACATGATCGTGAGAAGTCAAATCGACGCTCACATCCTTGTCACCGACAGCATGGAACGATCCCTCTCTGCACACATTTTTATGATGTGCGGATGCGTCAACGCATGCCCGCGACGACGAATTAAAACTGAGCAAGGAGAGAGGTCATGATGAAGCGTATTCTGCTGGCGGCCACCGTGGCGTCCCTGCCGATGGGGTATGCCCTGACCCTGCCCGCAATAGCCGATGACGCAACGACACTACCACCGGCACCGACCGATCAAGGCGTCGCCCCGACCACGCCAAGCGGCGAAGGCGTCGGCACAATCGCTGCCGAACCGGCGGCGGCCCCACCACCTGCCGAAGCCGTCATTCCCGCGCAGCGCGCCAATGAGGTGCGGGCCGAGAACCTGATCGGGACCACCGTCTTCAGTCCCGAAGGGGAGAAGGTCGGGGTGGTGAAGGATATCCTGTTCGATACCAGCGGCAAGGCGACCGGACTGGTGCTGTCGGTTGGCGGTATCATGGGCCTTGGCGCCAAATCCGTCGGCCTCACCTGGGATGAAGTCGACGTCCAGCCGGAGCCTAAGCTGCTGCAGGTGAACTACACCGAAGAACAGCTGGAGGCAGCGCCGACTTTCAAGACCCAGGAGGCGCAACAGGCGGAATCCGAGGCGCAACAGATGCAGTCACAGCAGCCGGCGCAGCCGCCGGCACCGGCGAGCGCGCCTGCGCCGGCGGCGACCGAGTAATTGCGTCCGTAACTTTAGAATGCTAGGGATCCTGGCTCCGGCTGGGATTCCCTCGTTGCCCGCAATGCATGCAGCGTGCGGCTCGGCGGGAATGTGACGGTCACCTTGGTCCCCTGGTTGGGAGACGAACTGACGGCAATCTGGCCGTTGTGTGCATCTACCAGCTTCTTGGTGATGGCGAGGCCCAGTCCCGTGCCGCCGTAGCGACGCGAAACCTTCGCGTCGACCTGATAGAAGGGCTGGAACAGCTTTTCTAGCGATGCCGCAGCAATGCCGATGCCGCTATCGCTGACGGCGATCTCCATACCGCCTTGTTTATTGAGCCCTGCAGTGATGCGCGTCGTCCCATTTTGCGGCGTGAACTTCACCGCATTGGACAGCAGATTGAGGACGATCTGCTTCAACGCGCGCTCGCCGCCCATCAATGGCGGCAGACCTGGCGCGATCTCCGTTTGCAATTCAACACCACCTGCGACTGCCTTCTGTTCCACCAAGCGGCGGCTGCTGGCGATGATGGCGGGAACATCAAGTTCCCGTTCCTCCAAATCGATCCGACCGGATTCGAGCTTGGCCATGTCGAGAATATCGTTGATGAGCTGCAACAGCAGATGACCGCTGTCGTAAATGTCGGTCGCGTAACGGCGCATCACCTCCAGATCCGTCGCCAGGCGCTGGTCTCGGATGACTTCCGCAAAACCGAGAATGGCGTTGAGCGGCGTGCGCAGTTCATGGCTCATATTGGCCAGGAACTCCGATTTCGCGCGATTGGCGATCTCGGCATCGTTTTTCGCGGTAATCAAGTCGCCTTCGAAGCGACGCTGCTCGGTGATGTCGAAGCCGATGCAAACGATGAGCGAGATGCGGCCCTTGGCGTCCTTCAGCGCCACATTGGACCAGCGCAGCAGGCGTTTCTCACCGGAACGATGCACCCAGTAGTTCTCATTGATGACCGGGTACTCATCGGCGCGGCGGCCACTGACGATCTCGACGACCCGGTCATAGTCCATTTCCGGCAGGATGTGACGCCAGGTCGCCGGGTCGAGCAGTTCGGCTTCGCTGAAGCCGGAAAGTTGCTCCGCACCCTTGTTGGCGCGCAGCAGGCGACCCTTGGCATCATAGACAGTGATCGCGGCATCGACGGAATCGAGGACCAGCGACATGAATGCCTCGGCATAGGCCGGGCCGCGTGCACGACGACGCCACGCATGCCACGTAAAGAAAAGATTGGCGATCAGTGTCAGGCCGGCGATCGCGCTGAGAACGCGCAAATTGCCCTGCTCCAGCGCGAACAGGCAGCCAACAACAAGCAAACCGCCTAGATTGAGCGCAAAGGCTATTGCCGCACCAAGGTCGCGGCCTGGCCGTACCCTGTCTTCCCCTGTCCTTGGTCTTTGCGTCACGCGGCCGCTCACTGCCCTGCTGTCCCGGCAGCGGCTGTCATAGCCACCGCACGCCTATCGGCGGCGAGTGTCCGGCAGATTGGTTAACAAAGCCTTCACGAGACGGGATTGTCGAACGACTGGGACAACTTAGGTTGCGTCTATGCGATCACTTGTGATGCGCAGTCTGCAGGAATCCCCGCAAGCGGTCGGAACGCGGATTGGCAAAGACCTCGCGCGGGTTGCCTTCTTCCTCGATCCGGCCCTGGTGCAGGAAAATGACCTTGTTGGCAACCTCACGGGCGAAGCCCATTTCATGCGTCACGACCAGCATCGTGCGGCCTTCTTCGGCGAGTTGCCGCATCACGCGCAGCACTTCGCCAACCAGCTCCGGATCGAGCGCCGAAGTCGGCTCGTCGAACAGCATCACCTTGGGCTCCATCGCCAGCGCCCGC containing:
- a CDS encoding ureidoglycolate lyase, producing MTVTSPIQNAPNLKPLASAMPDKPVHRIPLIKATPENLQGYGEIITQADARKVEIVRWPSLGWRQVEPGTGDQGGTTEGLFRFQWHGDVLRARNEAVDDDYVLGWTCQPSQAREDRQTAPRDALLLWRCNYHPDGGQLFFPLEPGPFVTTLALPGDDITPDSFVAFYSEGGTGLYIHPGIWHEALCPVNDSFRFFGRQGKVHARVGADFPNEFGCYLSVSLRKEDVRDRL
- a CDS encoding PRC-barrel domain-containing protein, which gives rise to MMKRILLAATVASLPMGYALTLPAIADDATTLPPAPTDQGVAPTTPSGEGVGTIAAEPAAAPPPAEAVIPAQRANEVRAENLIGTTVFSPEGEKVGVVKDILFDTSGKATGLVLSVGGIMGLGAKSVGLTWDEVDVQPEPKLLQVNYTEEQLEAAPTFKTQEAQQAESEAQQMQSQQPAQPPAPASAPAPAATE
- the betC gene encoding choline-sulfatase, which translates into the protein MSRPNILFVMFDQLAALSLPAYGHKLVKTPHIDALAARGTLFENAYCAAPLCSPSRFGMLSGLLPSRFGAFDNASELPSSMPTFLHVLRRAGYRTCLSGKMDFTGADQLHGYEERLTTDLSPSDLGWTPDWDHGGDAQPWYHTLQSVAEAGPCDYSLSLQYDEDATFKARQWLHQHAGAKDGRPFMLTLSVMHPHDPYLALRPFWDMYAHDAIDMPVVPRQDDAAGRRMYQLYDRGEIPLTSEQIRRARHAYYGMISYCDALLGRLVDTLKSLGQLDNTIVIVTSDHGDMLGERGMWYKMTFFDRAIRVPLVFAGPGIKEGQRVAPPVSHLDLMSTFADMVGGGLDGLLQDGQSLLPVLAGKAQPQGRIAAEYMGEGYEQPAIMLRVGSLKFTYAPDDGPTLYDLAADPRELKNLAADPAHAADVASFTEAANARWNFAHLRDAVLASQRRRRLVHDALVKGRLAPWDFEPRQDAASTYYRNWGVDLPDPDAALRLPRRG
- a CDS encoding sensor histidine kinase → MRVLSAIAGLTLIANLFFTWHAWRRRARGPAYAEAFMSLVLDSVDAAITVYDAKGRLLRANKGAEQLSGFSEAELLDPATWRHILPEMDYDRVVEIVSGRRADEYPVINENYWVHRSGEKRLLRWSNVALKDAKGRISLIVCIGFDITEQRRFEGDLITAKNDAEIANRAKSEFLANMSHELRTPLNAILGFAEVIRDQRLATDLEVMRRYATDIYDSGHLLLQLINDILDMAKLESGRIDLEERELDVPAIIASSRRLVEQKAVAGGVELQTEIAPGLPPLMGGERALKQIVLNLLSNAVKFTPQNGTTRITAGLNKQGGMEIAVSDSGIGIAAASLEKLFQPFYQVDAKVSRRYGGTGLGLAITKKLVDAHNGQIAVSSSPNQGTKVTVTFPPSRTLHALRATRESQPEPGSLAF
- a CDS encoding GlsB/YeaQ/YmgE family stress response membrane protein codes for the protein MGWISWIVFGLVAGIIAKWIMPGRDPGGFIITTVIGIVGAMLGGWLATMFGLGDITGFDIKSFIIAVIGSLLLLFIYRRIRA